Part of the Plasmodium vinckei vinckei genome assembly, chromosome: PVVCY_13 genome, aaaagtatacTATGCTTTAAAacattatcatatttttttttctgagAAAGTTggtatatgtaaatattgtAAAAGTTTTATTCGTATTTTTTCgcgtattatttttttttacatttttagtGCTCTGTAGAAAAAGCAAACTTTTTActgcaatattttttatattaaaaaaattaatatacgccattaattttatatacttatcttttattatattctttatcGCTTTacgatatttatttatatggggaattaggaaataaaataattaatgtataaataataaatacaatattGCTAATTTATATCAAAGGAATATGCTATAAAATTgtgtatatttacataacaTAATTTCCAATTTTTATGTCTTTTCTCCATAAGtatgtatttttgtttaagcatatatttatgagtacaaacatttttaaaggGAAAGTGTTgcatatgaatatatatatatataagaaaataattgaaaaaaaaacttattTAGCTTAAGGGGGTggtattatattatattatatttttttggaaGGCTTTATTCATGTTAGCCAAAAGAAGAGATCGAGGATCTggaatttctttttttctttttaaattattatttgtttgaaaagaattatctttattttttagtagctttcttttttcttgaTTTGTAGAGGAGTCATTATCACATGTTATACTCTTTAGAAGGGTTAATCTTTTCTTCCTAttaagtgaaaaaaaaaaaaaaaaaaaaaaagtggtataatatttaaggGAAATATATAGGTTGTTTCCAAGAATGTGTAGTTTATTTATGCAcgtacatattttttgaaacatTGTCTTTGGCTATAAGATGGGTTAACGAATTTCGTGAAAACTTGAAAGAGTAATCAAACCGTTCATTGCTATAATGCTATAGTTAagtatatagaaaaaaaagtaaataagTATGTAAACATATGGCATGATTTTCTaagtataatattatttattatatttattttttacgtAAGGATTAAAATCATCAactaaaattaaaaagttcATAATGTCTTTTAGTTTGCTATCTTCagttttttcatttatgaTTGTATCACATGTATAGGATTCCTCAATATTAAGAGAATAAGTTTCCTGGGTTGATAATCCCTTGATAATATGttataaaacaataaacaaattaatagGGTTAAAAAAAGCTAGTTGCacacacacacacataaatatatataatgaattaaataattatgaacatGCAGGTAAAACTaactaataaaataattaaaaaaaaaaatattttttttcaaataatttttgtgtGTGCAAAACTTACATGTAAACATAAGTTCGTTGGTGTTTCATCCTTAATCATAGGTGTTGCTACCCACAAAAATCGAACTTGTTGTTCActataaaaaagagaaaatagtaataactatattttaattcattttatttgaatatattatttttttatattatatttgctTACTGTGTTTTTAGATCAATAGGATTTATATTAGATCTTAAAATTAGTACTTGGTCctgtaattatatttttataataaaatgaattattattttgtatgcacgtcatataaaattttgaaaacatTTTCGGGCAcgtttttttacattttcgTATAATTCTTTTGCTAAGGAGGTCATCgaaattaaattttgtttataagaaaaatcgctgcttaaaaaaataggtATTCCGTAAatctaaaaaaagtaaaaattaaaataagcGTTTAATGAGTAAGTGAAATAATCGAATTTGTAGACGGGGTTTAAAACTGTATGAACAGGTcatacaatatatttatgttgcATAAAAGAATTGTAATACACTAATTTAACCATGTGTTGGGATATTCCTTCCTTTAAGGCTCGTGCCCTTACATCAAACTCAACGATGAAATTTCTCAATCCTGCAAAGGCTAAATGATCAAGCTCAGTTATTATAGGTCTCCCTTGGCATTTTAGTAATGTCTGAAAAGgatgtatttttaatgaatatttttttatttccgtGGTtgtaatttgttttatttgtgtagtatatttttggagaatatttattattatgcattctatattattttatcttttcaGGTGacctcattttttaatttcaggGTAAAAGAAACATCAAATTTGATGGCAAGAATTTCCTTTgatatttgtaaaatactaattttgtttaattcaatatttttaaaaaaaaaatttggaTATTCAAGTAAATTAGAATCAAGTTGGTGTATTTTTGCAATACTATCTGTTAAGTTGTTTTGAACTGCACAAAAAAGGTATGTGAAAATGGtggtatataaaatgtttatgattatttttatatgcatacacacatatatatgtatatttgaGTAACCATTGAATAGGTAAAATTCACTGGAGCATGATCGAAATGCATCCCCAATTAATTTTAGCTTGGAAATATTGTTAGCCCAAATATAAAGATTActtgataaaattataattttattacattctttaatttttgaaatatctGAAGGATAACCATAAGggttgtaaaaaaaaaatttgtatatactTTTATGTGTGCTAATTAAAAAGGaagatattataattaaaaattgatCATACTTTTCGGTGCTTTTAAAAAGCTGAATAATGGGTCTATAGTATTTTCTTTgtcatttaataaatcttcattatttttttgaaaatatggaGCTATACTTTCTATACCATTCTttacattttcataattaaatagatcggtaaattttataatgtcTATATAGTCAATTAGatctatataataaataaaaaaaaatagcgaTGAAAATAAGCATACATGATATGTAGGTAttaattacatatttatagacaatattataaatgcatatttgtttttaatttttttttttatggacCTACTTATACAAACCAaccatattttaatattccGTGATTCACTATTAATCAATAAATCGTGCAACGAATAAATccaatatttaaataaatattttttttctttactgttaaaattataaagtcTAGTGTCACACACGTAGAGaacattcatttttttttattagtagaataatttacaaagtccttaaaaattataaatttaaaattaaaaaaatatatgttttaggtttgttatataaaaaatgttagtCATCATATAGGTTTATGCATGTACACACAATTATATGTATGGTAGTGCTTGGCAAAATCGAAAgcatgaaaaataaaaaataaaattgtatgtATGTGTAGAACGCAAATGTTGGTGCCCTTTATATTGGAagtaatttttatcatatccaaataaatataaaaaagttggCAAATATGTTTACAAGCAGTTACAATGAAacatgtaaataataaagtaaaaaaatatgcacatgCATGAATATGGACATTTGTCgatacaaattatttaattttaatttgaagaatatttatttggtgtgtgtattaattaatttttttataaatttcttCCAAGTTTTCAAATGTCAATTTGTCTTTAAAGttgttatatatacctTGACCTACAAAATGAGTAAATaaagtatatttattaaattgaaaaaaatataaacatttttccattttaatatgttatgtcataaataatgtatataaaagggattaaaatttttatttagctAGCATATGTAGATTAtacttattaaaataaacatagtcaaatatatatgtaactCAATTTTGTGCATTACTTATTTCAGTAAACTTTtctttgataaaaaatttttcaaattcttTCAAAGAATATCTTGTGATAAACTCCACTTCATTTGGTTGGGGTACTGTCGTAAAATCTGGATCTATAAATGTGAtctatacaaaaaaataaaaatgatggaATATAGTTTAGctgaataaataatgagcATACTACTATcaacaatattaataattaaaataaagtgtagaaaaaaaaggttTTAATATTACATATGCCATAGCATAggattttatatattcagaATGGCATTTATACATTCCCAATTCGAATAATTGTTcaggttttttttttattccgCTTTCTTCTTCTAATTCTTTAAGTGCATTGTCTAAATAGTTTTCACCTTTTGCTAATACACCTCCAAAtccaatattataatatgatGGACAataatcttttatttttgatcttttatggatatatataaaatattcatttttgaTTTTAGTGAAAACATAAATTGATGATGATCTATGCCATAAGTTATTTAATCGCATATTTTTACGAGGTTGATAGTtgacaaaattatttttatcatcaaCAATAATTACAAGTTCATCCTTGTTATCTTCAAAGCTGGTGTTAATAGTGTCTTCCATTTTGCTCTAACAATTGGaaggagaaaaaaatatatttatacccttataaaagaataaaaataaaatatttttatgtatatatattttttacaaaatttgtGTTATTACAATGTTAGGGAAGTATGAATAAATGTAGgattgtaataataatatgtaattatattaaaaaggataatttactattattattattattatcaaaaatatgcatatatttttatattttttatttcacatAATTTTACTGAAAATGGTACAATTAAAAGTGTgggaaagaaaaaaaaaatatatagcataatatattttgaggTATCGGTTTGTGCTTTTGggaatttataataaaaaagagagCAACATAAATTGTTAGTAAAATTATGTTAAACCTAATTATGCACAATTTTGTTCATTCGTTTggtttatttgaaaattttatggaaaacaaaaaaaatataagaatgttcttatttaaaatttgaataaaaaatatagaaaaatgtTTACAACGAATTTGGTTGAACAAAGATATATTTACCCCCTGAAAAATAAGTACCAtagtttataaaaaatattttcctatttatttatttttaaaaatttatttaagtatgatgaaatatatttgtaaatgcataattttcatttactGTTGATAATGGagtttcaaaaatattgttaaaaaataaatgaaataaaataagttaTAAAATGTTCGATGCTAAATGGGCTATCGAATTGAACAAgtagtaaatataaaaattgcaataaaaataaaaactcataaatatgtacatgTGGATATACACTATTTGTGATGGGCCTATGTTTgggtttattttttagttcCTGCTAAACTTTGTGGATTTACTTTGGTAGATATAATAGACATATTCTTTGATTTTCCATCgggtatttttattaaatggaAGTGGTTATCTTCTGTTATTTCATcaacaataaaatatcctCGTCTTTCAAATTGGAATTTGTCTCCAACCTTAAGATCGGCTAGAGCAGGTTCAGCATATGCTACTGTTTCGAACTTGCTATTTTGATTAATGCAATTTGTCCAATcttctttattatcattttcaaatttatcaACAGTTATTAAATGGtcatattcatataaagtacagttaattaatttatcagGAATATAAGGTAGccaatgtatttttttctttgtaGTTTTAAAATCACCATCAAAATTAGATACAGCaataatttcttttattttattaacatcATCAGCATCTTTAATAATTCCCTTAACAATAACATTAcctaatttaattaaagttatttcttcatttgGCCCTATCATTTGAGCATCTTCTAATTctatgtaaattttttgtgtataATACATAGTGCATGTACCTagatctttattttttacatgtaAATCTCTAGTTTTTTCAATAACTTCTCCTTCTTTTAAATCagttaattttaatataacacCATTATTCATATCAACAGCTGCAAATCTCGGAATATTAGGATcaataatttgtttattgaTAGACCATAATTTATCCCATTGCATTAAGTTACCAGCTTTTGAAGGTCCTTGTTCAAGTATGAATTGAAATAAAGCTTCTTTTGTTAATCCTCTTCTTAATATTCCTTTTATGGTTGGCATTCTTGGATCTGTCCATCCATcaacaatattattttcaacaaaccattttaattttcttttagaCATAACAGTTTTAACAAAAGCTAATCTActaaattcatatatatcgACATTTCTTAATtcta contains:
- a CDS encoding nucleoside diphosphate hydrolase, putative, coding for MEDTINTSFEDNKDELVIIVDDKNNFVNYQPRKNMRLNNLWHRSSSIYVFTKIKNEYFIYIHKRSKIKDYCPSYYNIGFGGVLAKGENYLDNALKELEEESGIKKKPEQLFELGMYKCHSEYIKSYAMAYITFIDPDFTTVPQPNEVEFITRYSLKEFEKFFIKEKFTEISQGIYNNFKDKLTFENLEEIYKKIN